From a region of the Tiliqua scincoides isolate rTilSci1 chromosome 4, rTilSci1.hap2, whole genome shotgun sequence genome:
- the PHGDH gene encoding D-3-phosphoglycerate dehydrogenase encodes MACTAALSRVLISDSLDPCCRQILQEAGIAVVEKPGLSKEQLLAEIKNCDGLIVRSATKVTADIINAAEKLQVIGRAGTGVDNVDVEAATRKGILVMNTPTGNSLSAAELTCGMIMSLARQIPQAAASMKEGKWDRKKFMGMELQGKTLGILGLGRIGREVATRMQSFGMKTIGYDPIITPEESAAFDVQQLPLEQIWPLCDFITVHTPLLPSTTGLLNDATFAQCRRGVQVINCARGGIVDEGALLRALQSGQCGGAALDVFTEEPPKDKALVNHPNVISCPHLGASTKEAQSRCGREIALQMVDLAQNKALVGIVNGQALSSAYAPHTKPWIALARALGTVLHALTQRVNGAVQMVTHGSTLQKAGSYLTPAVATGLLKESAQKNVNLVNSLLLAQEAGLKITTTHSDRAPAGEEGLLQLAAQGTPTMLVGSVQGIIPVLHELNGAVFKQRIPLTGNLLFYKSKASNASLLTTVIGLLGKAKVELLSYHHSSTLTGEEWSVLSLSSPLQSLQELKQHVTEAVQVTL; translated from the exons AACTGTGATGGGCTGATTGTACGCTCAGCAACTAAAGTGACTGCAGACATCATCAATGCTGCTGAGAAGCTGCAGGTCATCGGACGGGCTGGCACTGGCGTTGACAATGTTGATGTGGAAGCTGCTACAAGGAAAGGGATTCTGGTCATGAA CACACCCACTGGCAACAGCCTCAGTGCAGCAGAGCTGACATGTGGTATGATCATGAGTTTGGCCAG GCAAATCCCACAGGCTGCAGCTTCAATGAAAGAAGGGAAATGGGATCGCAAGAAG TTCATGGGAATGGAACTTCAGGGGAAGACTCTGGGCATCCTAGGACTGGGCAGGATTGGACGAGAAGTGGCCACTCGGATGCAGTCATTCGGCATGAAG ACCATAGGCTATGACCCTATCATCACTCCTGAGGAATCTGCTGCCTTTGATGTTCAACAGTTGCCCTTGGAACAGATCTGGCCACTGTGTGATTTCATCACAGTTCACACCCCGCTCCTGCCATCCACCACAG GACTACTGAATGACGCCACTTTTGCTCAGTGCCGGCGTGGGGTTCAGGTGATTAACTGTGCCCGAGGGGGCATTGTGGACGAGGGAGCTCTTCTGCGGGCCCTCCAGTCTGGCCAATGTGGAGGAGCAGCCCTAGATGTGTTCACAGAG GAGCCACCCAAGGACAAGGCGCTGGTAAACCATCCCAATGTTATTAGCTGCCCCCACCTGGGTGCCAGCACCAAAGAGGCTCAGAGTCGCTGCGGCAGGGAAATCGCTTTGCAAATGGTGGACCTCGCCCAAAATAAGGCACTGGTTGGCATT GTAAATGGGCAAGCTCTCAGCAGTGCTTATGCACCTCATACCAAGCCATGGATTGCATTAGCTAGAGCCCTGGGCACTGTGCTGCATGCACTGACCCAGCGAGTGAATGGAGCCGTGCAGATGGTCACCCATG GCTCGACCTTGCAGAAGGCTGGCAGTTACCTGACTCCTGCGGTGGCAACAGGGCTCCTTAAAGAGAGTGCACAGAAGAATGTGAACCTTGTGAACAGTTTGCTCCTGGCTCAGGAGGCTGGGCTGAAG ATCACCACCACCCACAGTGACAGGGCACCAGCTGGTGAAGAGGGACTGCTGCAACTTGCTGCACAAGGCACCCCCACCATGTTAGTTGGCTCAGTGCAAGGCATCATTCCTGTCCTGCATGAACTCAATGGAGCCGTCTTCAAGCAGCGCATCCCCCTCACTGGCAACCTGCTGTTCTACAAATCCAAGGCCTCCAATGCTAGTCTGTTAACAACTGTCATTG GGCTGTTGGGGAAGGCCAAAGTAGAGCTGTTGTCGTACCACCATTCCAGCACCCTGACTGGGGAGGAGTGGAGTGTCCTGAGTTTATCTTCTCCTCTACAAAGCCTGCAAGAACTGAAGCAACATGTAACAGAGGCTGTTCAGGTTACCCTCTAA